The Microcoleus sp. FACHB-672 genome window below encodes:
- a CDS encoding DUF86 domain-containing protein, protein MILNTFNVPLSVPHISQKRCILDAIAAIERYASQGRQAFDNQELIQIWIVHHLQIIGEATNALSSELTSRYSSVPWAQIVAFRNLVVHEYFRVSLNLVWAIVQNNLPPLKVTVEQILQELPEA, encoded by the coding sequence ATGATTCTCAATACCTTTAATGTTCCCTTGAGTGTACCTCATATCTCTCAAAAGCGCTGTATATTAGATGCAATAGCCGCAATTGAGCGATATGCAAGCCAAGGCCGGCAGGCATTTGATAACCAAGAATTGATTCAAATTTGGATTGTTCATCACCTGCAAATTATTGGAGAAGCGACCAATGCGTTATCGTCCGAGTTAACTAGCCGATATTCGTCCGTGCCTTGGGCGCAAATTGTAGCGTTTAGAAATCTTGTAGTGCATGAATATTTCCGAGTCTCGCTAAACCTAGTTTGGGCAATCGTACAAAATAATTTACCTCCGCTGAAGGTAACAGTAGAACAGATTTTACAGGAGTTACCAGAGG